A stretch of Mesorhizobium sp. M2A.F.Ca.ET.046.03.2.1 DNA encodes these proteins:
- a CDS encoding endonuclease domain-containing protein → MTHTPLPPRHRANAKSMRRVMTDAELKLWNELRAHRLMGLGFRRQFPIAGYIVDFACPEKRLLVEVDGSQHGDGGVAEADALRTRRLEEDGWTVLRFWNDDVIRDIDNVCQHIVIVADLADPT, encoded by the coding sequence ATGACCCATACTCCTCTGCCGCCACGACACCGGGCCAATGCAAAATCGATGCGTCGCGTCATGACCGATGCCGAACTGAAGCTCTGGAACGAGCTTCGCGCACACCGGTTGATGGGACTTGGTTTCCGTAGGCAGTTTCCGATAGCAGGCTATATCGTCGACTTCGCTTGCCCGGAGAAAAGGCTTCTTGTCGAGGTCGACGGCTCGCAGCATGGCGATGGCGGCGTTGCCGAGGCTGATGCGCTGAGAACGAGACGTCTCGAAGAGGATGGCTGGACCGTCTTGCGGTTCTGGAACGACGATGTGATCCGCGACATCGACAATGTCTGCCAGCACATTGTTATCGTCGCGGATTTGGCTGATCCGACCTGA
- a CDS encoding aldo/keto reductase encodes MPEQLTLNDGSTIPQIGLGVWQVDPDITAKVVRWGIEAGYRLIDTAEGYRNEEGVGEAIRAAGVPRNELFITSKLRNGAHQRDAALRAFDDTMQKLGIDRIDLFLIHWPVPTQNKYVEAWKTLVELQQAGRIKSVGVSNFNQDHLERIIGETGVTPVVNQIELHPRFQQRDKRDFHKKHNIHIESWSPLGSGRLLSDPTLENLAKKHGKSVAQVIIRWHLQEGLIVIPKSIHEERIAGNFDVFGFELDEDDMQTIRGLDSADGRTGPDPATAAFLF; translated from the coding sequence ATGCCCGAACAGCTGACATTGAACGACGGCTCGACCATCCCGCAGATCGGGCTCGGCGTGTGGCAGGTCGATCCGGACATCACCGCCAAGGTCGTGCGCTGGGGGATCGAGGCCGGCTACCGGCTGATCGACACCGCCGAGGGCTACCGCAACGAGGAAGGCGTCGGCGAGGCGATCCGCGCGGCGGGCGTGCCGAGGAACGAGCTCTTCATCACCTCCAAGCTGCGCAACGGCGCGCATCAGCGCGACGCGGCATTGCGCGCCTTCGACGACACGATGCAAAAACTCGGCATCGACCGGATCGATCTTTTCCTGATCCATTGGCCGGTGCCTACCCAAAACAAATATGTCGAGGCCTGGAAGACGCTGGTCGAGCTGCAGCAGGCCGGTCGCATCAAGTCGGTCGGCGTCTCCAACTTCAACCAGGATCATCTGGAGCGCATCATCGGCGAGACCGGCGTGACGCCCGTCGTCAACCAGATCGAGCTGCATCCGCGCTTCCAGCAGCGCGACAAGCGCGATTTCCACAAGAAGCACAACATCCATATCGAGAGCTGGAGCCCGCTGGGTAGCGGCCGGCTGCTTTCCGACCCGACACTGGAGAACCTGGCGAAGAAGCACGGCAAGTCGGTGGCGCAGGTGATCATCCGCTGGCATTTGCAGGAAGGGCTGATCGTCATCCCGAAGTCGATCCATGAGGAGCGCATCGCCGGCAATTTCGACGTCTTCGGTTTCGAGCTCGACGAGGACGATATGCAGACCATCCGTGGCCTGGATTCCGCCGACGGTCGCACCGGACCTGATCCGGCGACGGCGGCGTTTTTGTTTTAG
- a CDS encoding TetR/AcrR family transcriptional regulator codes for MIAEATRDAPAPKPLRADAQRNRDRLVEVAAQMFASDGVDASLEEIAKRAGVGIGTLYRHFPTREHLVEVVYRREVEGLCHAADELAHEHPADVALELWMQRFVDYIATKRGLATSLRLLLTANSTLFSDTSGRVSGAMRSLVQAAAAAGKIRADVDASDVMHALGGIYSAPNTPDWRERSGRLVKLLMDGLRFGARG; via the coding sequence ATGATCGCTGAAGCGACGCGCGATGCGCCGGCGCCAAAGCCGCTGCGCGCCGATGCGCAGCGCAACCGCGACAGGCTGGTCGAGGTGGCGGCGCAGATGTTTGCCAGCGACGGCGTCGACGCCTCGCTGGAGGAGATCGCCAAGCGGGCAGGGGTCGGCATCGGCACGCTCTACCGCCATTTCCCGACGCGCGAGCATCTGGTCGAGGTGGTCTACCGCCGCGAGGTGGAAGGCCTCTGCCACGCCGCTGACGAACTTGCCCACGAGCATCCGGCCGACGTCGCGCTGGAGCTCTGGATGCAGCGCTTCGTCGACTACATCGCCACCAAGCGCGGCCTCGCCACCAGCCTGCGCCTGTTGCTCACCGCCAATTCGACGCTGTTCTCCGACACGTCGGGCCGCGTCTCCGGCGCCATGCGAAGCCTGGTCCAGGCCGCCGCCGCCGCGGGAAAAATCCGCGCCGACGTTGACGCCTCCGATGTCATGCATGCGCTCGGCGGCATCTACTCCGCGCCCAATACGCCCGACTGGCGCGAGCGGTCCGGACGGCTGGTGAAGCTCTTGATGGATGGGCTGCGGTTCGGGGCGAGAGGGTAG
- a CDS encoding (2Fe-2S)-binding protein, translating to MNDQVTISPTTLSVHLTINGRDHTLETEPRVTLLDALRDRLHLTGTKKGCDQGQCGACTVHVDGERVLACLTLAAQVEGREITTIEGLADQDGTLNAVQAAFLEQDAFQCGYCTPGQIMSAVACIREGHAGSDEEIREYMAGNLCRCGAYPNIVAAVRQAAQELRS from the coding sequence ATGAATGACCAAGTCACCATCAGTCCCACCACGCTTTCCGTCCATCTCACCATCAACGGCCGCGACCATACGCTGGAGACCGAGCCGCGCGTGACGCTGCTCGACGCGCTGCGCGACCGCCTCCACCTCACCGGCACCAAGAAAGGCTGCGACCAGGGCCAGTGCGGCGCCTGTACCGTCCATGTCGACGGCGAGCGCGTGCTCGCCTGCCTGACGTTGGCCGCCCAGGTCGAAGGCCGCGAGATCACCACCATCGAAGGCCTGGCCGACCAGGACGGCACGCTCAACGCCGTGCAGGCCGCCTTCCTCGAACAGGACGCCTTCCAGTGCGGCTATTGCACGCCGGGGCAGATCATGTCGGCGGTGGCCTGCATCCGCGAGGGCCATGCCGGTTCCGACGAGGAAATCCGCGAATACATGGCCGGCAATCTCTGCCGCTGCGGCGCCTATCCGAACATCGTCGCCGCCGTCCGCCAGGCCGCACAGGAGCTGCGCTCATGA